The Arachis hypogaea cultivar Tifrunner chromosome 16, arahy.Tifrunner.gnm2.J5K5, whole genome shotgun sequence genome contains a region encoding:
- the LOC112758325 gene encoding uncharacterized protein At5g08430, whose translation MPNNSTSGGKKRKLCPPKEPEDWCFECKDGGEVIVCDRRNCVKVYHSNCVPVTPVKDKSWICAWHYCYECKDSAKFYCLGCPNALCKECLASSEFITVKGDKGLCCDCAPLVKIIEQNLERDSQGNKIRVDGRDTYEGLFKEYWEIIKLNEGLTSDDISAAQTNYNKKVKKSPDQSKVIDLDKESQNDSMSSDGDEVFMYKHNSTKRKQSSSLEFMGWGSKPLLSFLASIGKFSTEPLSQWGIRTLVCEYIEKNNLYLSQDKRKFLLDEMLFSIFRKKVMSKNQIYPLLELHFAEKSDDRDGEENNYESISTPPDNKGLSDQTSCRKRRLSSSKGKLLLEKKNLSIKPSRFASISSSNIRLIYLRQSLVLELSKQLENVMDKVVGAFVRVKMDSSDCKQTRSYQLVRVTGVVLEDDAYRRILLLVSFMSKAIPISELSDNDFTEQECEDLRLKVKAKMLQKLTVVELQEKAKSLHEDITKHWIATRLTYLQNQIDRANLSGRQREKFALLDEREKLQQPWKQEELLKRVPSVLPEFPTEPHK comes from the exons ATGCCAAATAACAGCACAAGTGGAGGTAAGAAGAGAAAACTCTGCCCACCAAAAGAACCCGAAGATTGGTGCTTTGAATGCAAGGATGGTGGAGAAGTCATTGTATGCGATCGCAG gaacTGTGTGAAGGTTTATCACTCCAACTGTGTTCCTGTTACTCCTGTGAAGGACAAATCTTGGATTTGTG CTTGGCATTATTGCTACGAATGCAAGGACTCCGCAAAGTTTTATTGCCTTGGTTGTCCAAATGCTTTGTGCAAAGAGTGCTTGGCTTCCTCAGAATTTATCACTGTCAAGGGTGATAAAGGATTATGCTGCGACTGCGCGCCGCTAGTCAAAATTATCGAACAAAATTTGGAGCGGGACTCTCAGGGG AACAAGATAAGAGTGGATGGAAGAGATACATATGAGGGTCTATTCAAGGAATACTGGGAAATTATTAAGCTAAACGAAGGATTAACTAGTGATGATATCTCTGCTGCACAAACCAACTACAACAAAAAGGTTAAAAAATCTCCAGATCAAAGCAAAGTCATTGATTTAGATAAAGAAAGTCAGAATGACTCCATGTCATCGGACGGCGATGAAGTTTTTATGTATAAACACAACTCAACCAAAAGGAAGCAGTCCAGTTCACTGGAGTTTATGGGATGGGGATCGAAACCTCTCCTTAGCTTCCTTGCGTCCATTGGAAAATTTAGTACTGAACCATTGTCACAGTGGGGTATACGGACTCTCGTGTGTGAATACATTGAGAAGAACAATCTCTATCTCTCGCAAGATAAGAGGaagttcctccttgatgaaatgctGTTTTCTATATTCAGAAAAAAGGTTATGTCAAAAAATCAAATATATCCTCTATTGGAGCTTCACTTTGCTGAAAAGTCGGATGATAGAGATGGTGAAGAAAACAATTATGAAAGCATAAGCACTCCTCCTGACAACAAGGGTCTCAGTGATCAGACTTCATGTAGGAAAAGGAGATTGTCAAGCTCGAAAGGGAAACTTCTATTGGAAAAGAAGAATTTGTCTATCAAGCCTAGTCGTTTTGCATCCATAAGTTCCAGTAATATAAGACTTATTTACTTAAGACAAAGCTTGGTGCTAGAGTTATCTAAACAACTTGAAAATGTTATGGATAAGGTTGTTGGAGCCTTCGTTAGAGTTAAAATGGATTCCAGTGATTGTAAGCAGACAAGGTCTTACCAGCTTGTGAGAGTTACAG GTGTtgtattggaggatgatgcttaTAGGAGAATTCTTTTGCTAGTTTCCTTCATGTCTAAAGCCATCCCTATCTCCGAGCTTTCTGATAATGACTTCACAGAG CAAGAATGTGAGGATTTGCGGCTAAAAGTGAAAGCCAAAATGCTGCAGAAACTAACTGTT GTGGAGCTTCAAGAAAAGGCAAAAAGTCTTCATGAGGATATAACAAAGCAT TGGATCGCGACTCGACTAACCTATTTGCAAAATCAGATTGACCGTGCAAACCTAAGCGGAAGACAAAGAGA AAAATTTGCCTTACTTGATGAAAGGGAAAAACTTCAACAACCATGGAAGCAAGAAGAGTTGTTAAAGCGAGTTCCATCAGTTCTCCCAGAGTTTCCTACAGAGCCACACAAATGA